ACTAGCGTCAACTTCGGTTGGTTGATTCGCTCCATCCACCGCTGGTCTGCCAGCATGATGGTGTTGATGATGATTCTGCACGTTTTCCGGGTTTACCTCACTGGCGGCTTCAAGAAGCCCCGTGAGTTGACCTGGGTGACGGGTGTCATTCTGGCAGTCATCACTGTGTCGTTTGGTGTAACCGGCTATTCGCTGCCCTGGGATCAGGTTGGCTATTGGGCGGTCAAAATCGTTTCCGGTGTACCTGAAGCGATTCCCGTTGTCGGTTCTTTCATGGTAGAGCTGTTGCGCGGTGGTCAAAGCGTGGGTCAATCTACACTGACCCGTTTCTACAGCCTGCACACCTTTGTGTTGCCCTGGCTGATTGCCGTCTTCATGCTGTTGCACTTCTTGATGATTCGTAAGCAGGGCATCTCTGGTCCCCTGTAAGCGATCGCCAAAATTCGTTCCTTGACTAGGTGCGGGATAGTTTAATTCCCGCTACACTAGCTTAATTACTACCTAGCACTAGCCTGAACGCCATCTTGATTTCTGTTGCTAAGGAGAACACCTGCACATTATGGCAACTATTAAAAAGCCGGATCTGAGCGATCCAGTTTTACGCGAAAAGCTCAAAAAGGGCATGGGACACAACTACTACGGTGAACCCGCATGGCCCAACGACTTGCTCTATATCTTCCCAGTTGTTATCTTAGGCACGATCGCCTGCTGCGTATCGCTTGCAGTTCTTGATCCTGCCCTGGTTGGTGAGCCTGCTAACCCCTTTGCAACTCCGCTAGAGATTCTGCCAGAGTGGTATTTGTACCCTGCTTTCCAGATTCTTCGGATCGTTCCCAACAAGTTGTTAGGGATTGCATTACAAACGGCTATTCCTCTGGGTTTAATGTTGGTTCCCTTCATTGAGAACGTTAACAAGTTCCAGAATCCCTTCCGTCGCCCTGTTGCTACTACCGTCTTCTTGATTGGAACCGCAGCAACGCTTTGGCTTGGAATCGGCGCAACCTTCCCGATTGATAAGTCTCTGACGTTAGGATTGTTCTAGATTGCTTTGCCGACGCCCGTGTTGGTTTTCCAGGTATGCTGGTGCATCATTGGAATATCGACAGGGGCGTTAATTTTTATTGGTTAAATTTTGACGACACTGGGGCAACTACTCGTTACGATTGACGAAGGTTTTGAGCAAGGCATAACGATTGCCCGTCTCATATGTTTGTATTAATCTTACGTACCTTCAGTTGGGTCAAATCCTGGCGACGTGTATGTTAGAGCGAGCCTACTTAACTGTTAGGAGTGACTTGACTGTCCTCAATCAGGTACAGGAGTGGTTTAAGCTGTTTTGTTTAAAAAATAGTTCCCAACTCCTTTGGTTGCAGAGTCAACTCTATCCTCTTAACCTGGCACTAGCAGAAGGCTTTACGAATGCAGTGCGCCATGCTCATCATGAGCTTCCCTCAGAAACAACAATTGATATTGATTTGGCATTGTGGGAGGAACGCATTGAGATCCGTATTTGGGATCAAGGTCAGCCCTTTAACCCTGATCTACTCGAAGAGCCAAAGCCAGGAACA
Above is a genomic segment from Oscillatoria sp. FACHB-1407 containing:
- the petB gene encoding cytochrome b6; translated protein: MFTKQVTDSKAYQWFQERLEIQALADDISSKYVPPHVNIFYCLGGITLTCFLIQFATGFAMTFYYKPTVTEAFESVQYLMTSVNFGWLIRSIHRWSASMMVLMMILHVFRVYLTGGFKKPRELTWVTGVILAVITVSFGVTGYSLPWDQVGYWAVKIVSGVPEAIPVVGSFMVELLRGGQSVGQSTLTRFYSLHTFVLPWLIAVFMLLHFLMIRKQGISGPL
- the petD gene encoding cytochrome b6-f complex subunit IV, whose product is MATIKKPDLSDPVLREKLKKGMGHNYYGEPAWPNDLLYIFPVVILGTIACCVSLAVLDPALVGEPANPFATPLEILPEWYLYPAFQILRIVPNKLLGIALQTAIPLGLMLVPFIENVNKFQNPFRRPVATTVFLIGTAATLWLGIGATFPIDKSLTLGLF
- a CDS encoding ATP-binding protein, whose translation is MLERAYLTVRSDLTVLNQVQEWFKLFCLKNSSQLLWLQSQLYPLNLALAEGFTNAVRHAHHELPSETTIDIDLALWEERIEIRIWDQGQPFNPDLLEEPKPGTLRKGGYGWFLLRRLADQVVYDRSADGRNCLLIVKHRVKQPCQPQVTS